The nucleotide window TGAGGAAGTGGTACGCCTTGTAGAAGCCGTGAACGATGAGGTGCGTGATCGCGGCCCCGAAGAAGCCGAGGCCCGCCTGCATGATCATGAATCCCATCTGCCCGACCGTCGAACAGCCCAGTTCGCCCTTCACGTCCGGCTGGACCGTCTTGAGCACCTTTCCGAGCAGGGCGCTCGTCGCTCCCACGGCCACGATGCCGAGCATGAGCGCGGCGTCGACGGTCACGACCGTGGCGAAGCGGGCCAACAGGATGCCGCCCGCGTTGACGAACCCGGCGTGCATCAGCGCCGAGGCCGGCGTCGGCGCGGTCATCGAGGAGAGCAGCCAGCCGTGGAACGGGACGAGCGCCGACTGGATCATCGCCGCGAGGACGAGCGCGGCCGCGGCGACGAACCACGCGGGGCCGCCGAGCGCGTCGGCGCTCGCGGCGACGCCGGAGACCGTCGTCGCGCCCGTCGCCCACCACAGCGCCGTCACGGCGACGCCGAGGAGCGCGCTGCTCGCGAGGAAGTACCGCCGGGCGACGCTCGCGGCGGCGCGCGCCTGCCGCCAGCCCTCGACGGTCCCGATGAGCCGCGCCATCAGCAGTCCCATCGCCAGCCAGCAGAGCCAGAACAGCGCGACGTGGTCGGCCGCGGCGAGCGCCATCACGGCGAGCGTGAACGAGAAGACGGCGACGAAAAAGCGCGTCTCGTGGGCGCTCCCCGCCATGTAGCGGCGCGAGTAGCTGTGGACGATCCCGCTGAAGAACGTGACGACCACCCACAACAGGACGGTCAGCCCGTCGACGGCGACCGCGCCGGGTATCTCCCACGCGCCGCCGAGTCGGACTCGGCCGACGAGCGCGGCGACGCTCGCGGCGAACAGCGACCACGCGAGCAACGTCAATACGGCGGGGACGGACGACGACTCGTCCGTCTCCCCGAGCGCTCCGACCGTCGGCTTCGAAGTGTGTCCTGACATCGTTCGACTCGTCGCACGACCCGTCTCGGATCGACTACCGACCTCAGATCCGATTTCGGTCGTCTCTACTCCTCTTTGAGAACATAATATGTATTAAATCTGCTTGTGTTCACAAATCGTTCGTTTGTATGGTATTATAGAACGTTATGTTTATGACTCGCCGCGTTCGCGCCCATCGACTGCCCCACCGACCGCCTCGCCGCCTGGCGTCGACTCAGGAAACCATATCGGCCCCGAGCGCGGAGCGTGGGTATGGAGACGATCACTGGGACCGTCCTCGCCGGGACGTCCCTCGAACCCGTCCGTGGGCGCGTCGTCGTCGAGGACGGTCGGATCGAGGCGGTCGAGGAGACGGACATCGAGTCGACGGACATCGTGATACCGGCGTTCGTCAACGCGCACACCCATCTCGGGGACTCCGTGGCGAAGGAGGCGGCCGTCGGTCTCTCGCTCGACGAGGCCGTCGCGCCGCCGGACAGCCTGAAACACCGGCGGCTCGCGGCCGCGGACCGCGCGGAGCTCGTGTCGGCGATGCGGCGGACGCTCCGGTTCATGCGGCGGACCGGGACCGTCTCGTGTCTCGACTTCCGCGAGTCGGGACCCGAGGGGGCGCGAGCGCTCCGCGAGGCAGCGGCGGACGCCGACGTCGACCCGTTCATCTTCGGGAGCGGCGACGCGTCCGTGCTGGACGTCGCCGACGGTTACGGTGCCTCCGGCGCGAACGACGACGGGTTCGCCGCGGAGCGCGCCGCCTGCGAGGAGCGCGGCCGCCCCTTCGCGATCCACGCCGGCGAGCCGGACGCAACCGACATCCACCCGGCGCTCGACCTGGATCCGGACCTCCTCGTCCACATGGTCCACGCCGAGCGCGAACACCTCGAACGGGTCGCGGACGAGTCCGTGCCGGTCGCGGTGTGTCCGCGCGCGAACGCCGTCCTCGACGTCGGCACGCCGCCGGTGCGCGACCTGCTCGACCACACGACGGTCGCGCTCGGGACGGACAACGTCATGTTGAACCCGCCGTCGATGTTCCGGGAGATGGCGTCCGCGGCGAAGCGGTTCGACGTGAGCGCCCGCGAGGTGTTGCGGATGGCCACCGCCGCCGGGGCCGAGATCGCCGACCTCGACTGCGGCGTCATCGCCCCCGGTCGGCGGGCGGCGCTCGTCGTCCTCGACGGCGACTCGGACAACCTGTCCGGCTCGGTCGACCCGGTCCGCGCGGTCGTCCGGCGCGCGACCCCGCTCGACGTCGAGCGCGTCGTGGTCTGAGAGCCTGCTCCTCAGCCGTCCGCGTCGTCGTCCCGTCCGGCATCGAACCTGCCGAACGGGGTCGTCTCGTGGGTCCGCACGAGCACCTCGTCGGCGACGGTGACGCCCATGTCGAGGAGCTCCTGCGCCACGGGCGTGATGTCGTTGTCCGACTCGCCGACGACCGTCACGAGGAGGTTCTCCTCGCCGGTCACGAGCTCTTGGACCGACACGACGCCGTCGATGTCGAGGATCTCCGGGATGCGCTCGCCGCGCTCCGGAATCGACGCGGTACAGTAGAGCAGCATCCGGAGCGGGTACCCCGACCGCTGGTAGTCGACGCTGGCGCTGTACCCCTTGATCACGCCGTCCGATTCGAGGCGTCCGATGCGCTTGCGGACGGTGCTGTCGGAGGTCCCGGTCCGCTCCGCGATGTCCCCGGACGACGTGTTCCGGGCGTCCTCCTGTAGCGCGTACAGGATCGCCCTGTCGACGTCGTCGATCGATCCGTTGTCCATGGCTCGTGATAGACACGTGCCGTTTTTATAAGATGCGGGAGGCGAAAACCCACGGCTGAAGCCGTGGGAGGAGGTCAACGGTTGTCGGGCCGCCGCTTCGATCCCGACGCCTACATACGGTCCCCGCCAGTGGGTCGGATATGGCACCCTACACCGTGGACATCGACGTTCGGTTCCGCGACATCGACGCGTTAGGCCACGTCAACAACGCCGTCTACGCGACGTACATCGAGCAGGCGCGGACGCGGTACTTCCGCGAGGTTCTCGACATCGACATCTCCCAGTCGTCGAACGTGCTGGCGTCGATCTCGATCGACTTCCGCCGCCCCGTCGAACTGTCCGACGACCGGGTCACCGTCACCGTCGATCTGGCGGAGCTGGGCCGATCGAGCGTGACGATGGCCCACGAGGTCCGGGTCGGCGACGCCGTCGTCGCGGAGGCGGAGGCGACGATCGTCTCGCTGGACCCCGACACCGGCAAGCCGACGCCGATCCCGGAGGACCACCGGGCCGCGATGGAGTCGTACCACGACGTCTGAGGGACCGCGTCCCTGAGGATCCGCGGTCTCCGCGGCGACAGCGGCGCGGAACCGATCGCCCGAGCGACCCGGACGCACACCTTCTTGACGCCGCGCACGGATCGATCGGTATGAGCGTTCGACTGTACGCCCTCGACGGGTGTCCGTTCTGCGAGAAGGCGGCCGACGCGTTGGACGACGCCGGCGTCGACTACGAGACCGAGTGGGTCGAGGCGCTCCACTCCGAGCGGAACGGGGTCAAGCGGGTCAGCGGCCAGCGCGGGGTCCCCGTCCTCGTCGACGACGAGCGCGGCGTGACGATGGCCGAGAGCGCGAACATCGTCGAGTACGTCGAGAGGACCCTCGCATGAGCATCTACACCGGCCGCGGCGACGAGGGTGAGACCGACCTCCGGGACATGAGCCGGGTGTCGAAGTCGAGCTACCGCATCGAGGCGTACGGCTCCGTCGACGAGGCGAACGCGCTGCTCGGGACGATCCGCCCCACCGGCCACGACGACGTGGACGACCTGCTGGAGACGGTCCAGAACCACCTCCACGTCGTCCAGGCCGACCTCGCGAACCCCGATCCCGACCCGGACGACCCGCAGGTCGAGAGCCGCCACACCGAACGGCTGGAGGACCGCATCGACGCGTTCGACGAGGAACTGGAGCCGCTGACGTCGTTCATCCTCCCGGGCGGCGGCGAGGCCGGGGCGGCGCTCCATCACGCGCGAGCCGTGGTGCGGCGGGCGGAGCGCCGCGTCGTCGACCTCGCGCGCTCGGAGCCGATAAACGAGGCGGTCGTCACCTACCTCAACCGGCTCTCGGACCTCCTTTTCACCCTCGGCCGCGTCGTCAACGCGCGCGACGGCGAGCCGGAGGAGTCGCCCTCGTACTGACGGTCCGAACGCGCGATTTTTCCCCGTCCCGCGCGAGGTGCGGGTATGACGCTCGACAGCTACGCGACGGCGGTCGCCGACCTCGATCCCGCGCCCGGCGAGGTCGAGACGGCGGAGCTCGTCGTCACCGACGACGTGCTCGTGAAGGCGTTCGTCCTCGGCCCGGACGCGGCCGTGGACCCCCACGAACACGCCGACGCTACGAACGTATTCCACGTGGTCGAAGGCGAACCGACCGTGATCCGCGACGGCGACGAGGAGCCGGT belongs to Halorubrum sp. DM2 and includes:
- a CDS encoding proton-conducting transporter membrane subunit, translating into MSGHTSKPTVGALGETDESSSVPAVLTLLAWSLFAASVAALVGRVRLGGAWEIPGAVAVDGLTVLLWVVVTFFSGIVHSYSRRYMAGSAHETRFFVAVFSFTLAVMALAAADHVALFWLCWLAMGLLMARLIGTVEGWRQARAAASVARRYFLASSALLGVAVTALWWATGATTVSGVAASADALGGPAWFVAAAALVLAAMIQSALVPFHGWLLSSMTAPTPASALMHAGFVNAGGILLARFATVVTVDAALMLGIVAVGATSALLGKVLKTVQPDVKGELGCSTVGQMGFMIMQAGLGFFGAAITHLIVHGFYKAYHFLSAGEEVEHAVPTEAESGKTSAVGALVVLATGLVGGATFALLTGKGTSVDSGLLLAGLVALTTLHAARSAIRQTALSPAARYGAIPLVFLPAIAGYALVYEAVSGVLYGLPMVSAPTELTALHALVAAAFLAAYVAIETGVHKRSERLYVALLNAGQPASETVLTATEEYNEY
- a CDS encoding amidohydrolase family protein, whose amino-acid sequence is METITGTVLAGTSLEPVRGRVVVEDGRIEAVEETDIESTDIVIPAFVNAHTHLGDSVAKEAAVGLSLDEAVAPPDSLKHRRLAAADRAELVSAMRRTLRFMRRTGTVSCLDFRESGPEGARALREAAADADVDPFIFGSGDASVLDVADGYGASGANDDGFAAERAACEERGRPFAIHAGEPDATDIHPALDLDPDLLVHMVHAEREHLERVADESVPVAVCPRANAVLDVGTPPVRDLLDHTTVALGTDNVMLNPPSMFREMASAAKRFDVSAREVLRMATAAGAEIADLDCGVIAPGRRAALVVLDGDSDNLSGSVDPVRAVVRRATPLDVERVVV
- a CDS encoding Lrp/AsnC family transcriptional regulator, with protein sequence MDNGSIDDVDRAILYALQEDARNTSSGDIAERTGTSDSTVRKRIGRLESDGVIKGYSASVDYQRSGYPLRMLLYCTASIPERGERIPEILDIDGVVSVQELVTGEENLLVTVVGESDNDITPVAQELLDMGVTVADEVLVRTHETTPFGRFDAGRDDDADG
- a CDS encoding thioesterase family protein, yielding MAPYTVDIDVRFRDIDALGHVNNAVYATYIEQARTRYFREVLDIDISQSSNVLASISIDFRRPVELSDDRVTVTVDLAELGRSSVTMAHEVRVGDAVVAEAEATIVSLDPDTGKPTPIPEDHRAAMESYHDV
- a CDS encoding glutaredoxin, which translates into the protein MSVRLYALDGCPFCEKAADALDDAGVDYETEWVEALHSERNGVKRVSGQRGVPVLVDDERGVTMAESANIVEYVERTLA
- a CDS encoding cob(I)yrinic acid a,c-diamide adenosyltransferase; the encoded protein is MSIYTGRGDEGETDLRDMSRVSKSSYRIEAYGSVDEANALLGTIRPTGHDDVDDLLETVQNHLHVVQADLANPDPDPDDPQVESRHTERLEDRIDAFDEELEPLTSFILPGGGEAGAALHHARAVVRRAERRVVDLARSEPINEAVVTYLNRLSDLLFTLGRVVNARDGEPEESPSY
- a CDS encoding cupin domain-containing protein, giving the protein MTLDSYATAVADLDPAPGEVETAELVVTDDVLVKAFVLGPDAAVDPHEHADATNVFHVVEGEPTVIRDGDEEPVAAPAVVENERGAVHGARNDTTDRAVFTATLAPLN